One Notolabrus celidotus isolate fNotCel1 chromosome 16, fNotCel1.pri, whole genome shotgun sequence DNA window includes the following coding sequences:
- the LOC117828448 gene encoding CD59 glycoprotein-like produces MMKSSVLFLLTVSFAMFGFGLSLQCYSCPGGTSNCEVKRECIGGEDSCLKLTSGEQTHTACMRYSDCDFMTLAVRYSVPDFAFSCCQSELCNGEKKSVIQKI; encoded by the exons ATGATGAAGAGCTCTGTGTTGTTCCTCCTCACTGTCAGCTTTGCCATGTTTGGATTTG gcctctctctgcagtgttaCTCCTGCCCTGGCGGAACCAGCAACTGTGAAGTCAAAAGGGAGTGCATCGGAGGTGAAGACAGCTGCCTCAAACTCACCAGCGGTG AACAGACCCACACTGCATGTATGAGGTACTCAGACTGTGACTTCATGACTCTGGCTGTCAGATACTCCGTCCCTGACTTCGCCTTCTCCTGCTGTCAGTCAGAACTCTGCAacggtgaaaaaaaaagtgtgattcagaaaata